In Campylobacter vicugnae, a genomic segment contains:
- a CDS encoding 3-methyladenine DNA glycosylase, giving the protein MILRSSELFLALNRVCEFDFSINKFWWPRYGTFWVIIGAILTQNTKWTNVEKSLLNLENANVLSLEDVANLDILSLSELIKPSGFYNTKAKRLSALCKNIVAKFGTFDEFANSVSFEWLISQKGLGLESVYSILCFGCRREVMVVDNYTNRIFIALGYEFESYEEAREWLESIDRDEIYKSLGNIDDNELFCRYHGVIVEFCKAHLKGGKFDDFALNLFSELS; this is encoded by the coding sequence ATGATATTGAGAAGCTCTGAGCTATTTTTGGCACTTAATAGGGTTTGTGAGTTTGATTTTAGTATTAATAAATTTTGGTGGCCAAGATATGGGACATTTTGGGTTATTATTGGAGCAATATTAACTCAAAACACTAAATGGACAAATGTAGAAAAATCACTATTAAATTTAGAAAATGCTAATGTTTTAAGCTTAGAAGATGTAGCAAATTTAGATATTTTAAGCCTTAGTGAATTGATTAAGCCAAGTGGATTTTATAATACTAAAGCTAAAAGATTAAGCGCACTTTGTAAAAATATTGTAGCTAAGTTTGGTACATTTGATGAGTTTGCTAATAGCGTAAGTTTTGAGTGGCTTATATCACAAAAAGGCCTAGGGCTTGAGAGTGTATATTCTATCTTATGTTTTGGATGTAGGCGTGAAGTGATGGTAGTTGATAACTATACTAATAGAATTTTTATAGCTCTTGGCTATGAGTTTGAAAGCTATGAAGAGGCTAGAGAGTGGCTAGAGAGTATAGATAGAGATGAGATATATAAAAGCTTAGGCAATATAGATGATAATGAGCTATTTTGTCGCTATCATGGGGTTATTGTTGAGTTTTGTAAAGCACATTTAAAAGGAGGCAAATTTGATGATTTTGCCCTAAATTTATTTAGTGAGCTTAGCTAA
- a CDS encoding DUF815 domain-containing protein, producing the protein MKIKWKNTPAAIVRDGKLKAVKDIAKIDLDNFVHLDRQIEQLEQNTLKFIEHGVINHALLWGERGCGKSSLVRGIFCKFIDKNLRLIEINPSELNSLYKILDKIRDKKKYKFIIFCDDFGFENADKALAQLKSLLEGSIEAPPSNAIFYATSNLKHLVRSRLNSDNYIVEKENSRENLSLSDRFGLHISFYELSVDEYMDIIYRLFDGYNVDRDRLKIQALAYAASKGVRSARNAKQFWQNTKDDIEKL; encoded by the coding sequence ATGAAAATTAAGTGGAAAAATACTCCAGCAGCTATCGTAAGAGATGGTAAGCTAAAAGCTGTTAAAGATATTGCTAAAATTGATCTTGATAATTTTGTTCATTTAGATAGACAAATAGAACAATTAGAGCAAAATACGCTTAAGTTTATTGAGCACGGAGTGATAAATCATGCGCTTTTATGGGGTGAGAGAGGTTGTGGTAAGTCTAGTTTAGTGCGTGGAATATTTTGTAAATTTATAGATAAAAACCTGCGTTTAATCGAGATAAATCCGAGCGAATTAAATAGTCTTTATAAGATATTAGATAAAATCAGGGATAAGAAAAAGTATAAATTTATAATTTTTTGCGATGATTTTGGGTTTGAAAATGCAGATAAGGCATTAGCTCAATTAAAAAGTCTATTAGAAGGCTCTATAGAAGCCCCACCAAGCAATGCAATATTTTATGCTACAAGTAATCTAAAACATCTAGTAAGAAGTCGCTTAAATAGTGATAATTACATAGTTGAGAAAGAAAATAGCAGAGAGAATTTAAGTCTTTCTGATAGATTTGGATTGCACATTAGCTTTTATGAGCTTAGTGTAGATGAGTATATGGATATTATATATAGGCTCTTTGATGGCTATAATGTAGATAGAGATAGATTGAAAATTCAAGCCCTAGCTTATGCAGCGAGCAAGGGCGTTAGAAGTGCAAGAAATGCTAAGCAATTTTGGCAAAATACAAAGGATGATATTGAGAAGCTCTGA
- a CDS encoding NirD/YgiW/YdeI family stress tolerance protein, whose translation MKKISIAAILALAISANASGFTGGNAPANQGGFLGGHSGANSVKVALDAKDDTLVTVKGKILSQVAHEKYKFSDGKDTIIIEIDDEDWGGLSVGPDETVTIYGEVDGNTIRANEIDVKRITK comes from the coding sequence ATGAAAAAGATTAGTATAGCAGCAATTTTAGCTTTAGCAATTAGTGCAAATGCTTCAGGTTTTACAGGAGGTAATGCACCAGCTAATCAAGGTGGATTTTTAGGTGGCCATTCAGGTGCAAATAGCGTAAAAGTAGCATTAGATGCAAAAGATGACACATTAGTAACTGTTAAGGGAAAAATCTTAAGTCAAGTAGCACATGAAAAGTATAAATTTAGTGATGGTAAAGATACAATTATTATTGAAATTGATGATGAGGATTGGGGTGGTTTAAGTGTTGGTCCAGATGAGACTGTTACAATATATGGTGAAGTTGATGGCAATACTATTAGAGCAAATGAGATTGATGTAAAAAGAATTACTAAATAA